A single Photobacterium toruni DNA region contains:
- a CDS encoding SLATT domain-containing protein, whose translation MDKDSIWWTRKSWINAESRLLRYADWSNKYLFWYSLCGVFASVLLLGETQPDVISKVFICFSVFVFCMSLFISLGRHNERANKFKCGYIELQSLYIKVKDQNCLSIEDSKKYSKILESCENHSWIDFLNAKVNVYNNTNNKDDLTIKARWYDFVLYYSIKVINVILIIAILSIPVLIIYFSYK comes from the coding sequence ATGGATAAAGATAGTATTTGGTGGACAAGAAAATCGTGGATAAATGCCGAAAGTAGACTCCTCCGCTATGCTGATTGGTCTAATAAGTATTTATTTTGGTATTCTCTTTGCGGAGTTTTTGCATCTGTATTACTACTGGGGGAAACACAACCTGATGTAATATCAAAGGTATTTATTTGCTTTTCAGTTTTTGTTTTCTGTATGTCTTTATTTATTTCTCTAGGCCGTCATAACGAAAGAGCCAATAAATTTAAATGTGGATATATTGAATTACAATCTCTTTATATCAAAGTTAAAGATCAAAACTGTTTGAGTATCGAGGATTCAAAAAAATATAGTAAAATACTTGAATCTTGTGAAAACCACTCTTGGATTGATTTTCTTAATGCAAAAGTTAATGTTTACAATAATACTAATAATAAAGATGACTTAACCATAAAAGCTCGATGGTACGATTTTGTATTATATTATTCAATCAAAGTCATTAATGTAATTCTAATAATTGCAATATTATCTATACCAGTATTAATAATTTACTTCTCATACAAATAG